A stretch of the Rosa rugosa chromosome 5, drRosRugo1.1, whole genome shotgun sequence genome encodes the following:
- the LOC133712459 gene encoding uncharacterized protein LOC133712459, which produces MEDTNIKKRVRDYESDSEHDSVEVKRLRDDLLDFLDDFDPVPATQDLDSFMKSFEEEISNSCSTSPRPEPDTAAAPVPVVDLTSDSGESNPDLAHLLEASDDELGLPPSGGFSGEVANDRESELVRVSSDSSGIGELWRFDDQGPSYDSFEFNGGAGSHFDDSGYGAFDGLFEHSDVYFESSDYSDFSWRFETLPAEE; this is translated from the coding sequence ATGGAAGACACGAATATCAAGAAGCGAGTTCGGGACTACGAGTCCGACTCGGAGCACGACTCGGTCGAAGTTAAGCGACTCAGAGACGACCTACTGGACTTCCTCGACGATTTCGATCCCGTTCCGGCGACTCAGGACCTCGACTCGTTCATGAAGAGCTTCGAGGAAGAGATCTCCAATTCTTGCTCAACTTCGCCTCGTCCGGAGCCCGACACGGCCGCCGCTCCGGTGCCGGTGGTCGATCTTACGTCAGATTCCGGCGAGTCCAATCCGGATCTCGCACACCTTCTAGAAGCGTCTGATGATGAGCTCGGCCTTCCGCCGTCCGGCGGGTTTAGCGGCGAGGTGGCGAACGACAGAGAGTCTGAGTTGGTCAGAGTGTCGTCTGACTCGTCCGGAATCGGCGAGTTGTGGCGGTTTGATGACCAGGGTCCGAGTTACGACTCGTTCGAGTTTAACGGCGGAGCTGGTAGTCACTTTGATGACAGCGGTTACGGGGCGTTTGATGGCCTGTTTGAGCACTCAGATGTGTATTTTGAATCGTCTGATTACTCCGATTTTTCGTGGCGTTTTGAAACGCTGCCTGCGGAGGAGTAG